One Leopardus geoffroyi isolate Oge1 chromosome B1, O.geoffroyi_Oge1_pat1.0, whole genome shotgun sequence DNA window includes the following coding sequences:
- the CLRN2 gene encoding clarin-2: MPGWFKKAWYGLASLLSFSSFILIIVALAVPHWLSGKILCQTGVDLVNATDPELIKFIGDIYYGLFRGCKVRQCGLGGRQSQFTIFPHLVKELNAGLHVTILLLLFLALALALVSMGFAILNMIQVPYRAVNGPGGICLWNVLAGGVVALAIASFMASVKFHDLTERIANFQEKLFRFVVVEEQYEESFWICVASASAHAANLVVVAISQIPLPEIKTKIEEATVTAEDILY; this comes from the exons ATGCCTGGATGGTTCAAAAAGGCGTGGTATGGGCTGGCGTCTTTACTCAGCTTCTCCTCCTTTATCCTGATCATTGTGGCCCTGGCAGTGCCCCACTGGCTGAGTGGGAAAATTCTTTGTCAGACTGGAGTGGACCTGGTCAATGCCACGGATCCAGAGCTCATCAAGTTCATTGGGGATATTTACTACGGGCTCTTCCGAGGATGTAAAGTACGACAGTGCGGGCTGGGGGGCCGCCAGTCCCAATTCACGA TCTTCCCACACCTGGTGAAGGAACTCAATGCAGGCCTCCACGTGACCATTCTGCTGCTCCTCTTCTTGGCCTTGGCCCTGGCTCTGGTCAGCATGGGATTTGCCATTCTCAACATGATCCAGGTTCCATACAGGGCAGTCAACGGCCCCGGGGGCATCTGCCTATGGAACGTCCTCGCAG GCGGAGTCGTGGCCTTGGCCATCGCCAGCTTCATGGCCTCCGTGAAGTTTCACGACCTGACCGAGCGCATTGCCAACTTCCAGGAGAAGCTCTTCCGCTTCGTGGTGGTGGAAGAACAGTACGAAGAGTCCTTCTGGATCTGTGTGGCCAGTGCCTCGGCCCATGCAGCAAATCTGGTAGTGGTGGCGATCAGTCAAATTCCGCTCCCCGAGATTAAGACCAAAATCGAAGAGGCCACGGTCACGGCTGAGGATATCCTGTACTGA